A region from the Candidatus Moraniibacteriota bacterium genome encodes:
- a CDS encoding glycosyltransferase — translation DIVVSLGRGAIEAMACGRNVIIYDIHGGDGLINEDNFFEIRKNNFSGRRFRINYNVNKFKEEILKYNPRIGEKLRKLVLRENSKNAILKKIEDIYRDALYYDIEKAVEIKNVCNYEKKLKELLEISKQKDQKISELYQIIRQKVQEIASSNQVIQKKDRDIKVMKSSKFWKLREKYLKLKKILLFADNTRQMVTKPASNYLTSVIITAHNYGKFLKDCIDSVLEQTVKPKEIIVVNDASNDNTDEIVKIYENKVQYFKVDFKDAQKARNFGFSKAIGEYVVFLDSDDYFYEDAIEKMQSEMESNPELNLVYSDRTNFGDETILKNINQASKWSSEKFNYGNLKTHNYIPLPSLIRRKKFKGFDERIKRFQDWDAWLTLLKNGKAKRITEPLYFARFHGKNKTFTVNKYIEKLKILHKHNIIKMARVKDKREKLILERTVNLSKSRIIFLISIQIDISSIKKFLYSVDKYHQNKNFLFYLIKNNQEESNILEITHVLERTGIEYRIVRKYNIDQVVKFVKENSIIPLYDADYLVMFRRSNNPDLANFIPGKEIHALYDCEKDILSVNSLDEINALVLNKRGIGTLIGL, via the coding sequence GATATAGTTGTCAGTCTTGGAAGGGGCGCAATTGAAGCAATGGCTTGTGGCAGAAATGTTATTATCTATGATATTCATGGGGGAGACGGCTTAATTAATGAAGATAATTTTTTTGAAATAAGAAAAAATAATTTTTCGGGAAGAAGGTTTAGAATAAATTATAATGTGAATAAATTTAAAGAAGAAATTTTAAAATATAATCCTAGAATCGGAGAAAAATTAAGGAAGTTGGTTTTAAGGGAAAATTCAAAAAATGCGATTTTGAAAAAAATTGAAGATATATATAGAGATGCCTTGTATTATGATATTGAAAAAGCTGTGGAAATTAAAAATGTGTGCAATTACGAGAAAAAATTAAAAGAACTTCTAGAAATTTCTAAACAAAAAGATCAAAAAATTAGTGAACTTTATCAAATAATCCGACAAAAAGTTCAGGAAATAGCTAGTTCTAATCAAGTAATACAGAAAAAAGACAGAGACATAAAGGTTATGAAATCATCTAAATTTTGGAAATTAAGAGAAAAATATTTAAAGCTGAAAAAAATACTATTATTTGCTGACAATACTAGACAAATGGTGACTAAACCAGCGTCTAATTATCTGACTTCTGTTATTATCACCGCTCACAATTATGGCAAGTTTTTGAAGGATTGTATTGATTCGGTTCTAGAACAGACAGTGAAACCCAAAGAAATAATAGTAGTTAATGATGCTAGTAATGACAATACTGATGAAATAGTAAAAATTTACGAAAACAAAGTGCAATATTTTAAGGTTGATTTTAAAGATGCACAAAAAGCGAGAAATTTTGGCTTTTCCAAGGCAATCGGAGAATATGTAGTTTTTTTGGATTCAGATGACTATTTCTATGAAGACGCTATTGAAAAAATGCAGTCAGAAATGGAAAGTAATCCAGAATTGAACCTCGTTTATTCTGACAGGACAAATTTTGGCGATGAGACAATTTTAAAAAACATAAATCAGGCATCTAAGTGGTCTTCCGAAAAATTTAATTATGGTAACCTAAAAACTCATAATTATATTCCCCTGCCATCACTCATAAGGAGAAAAAAATTTAAAGGGTTTGATGAAAGAATAAAAAGATTTCAGGATTGGGATGCTTGGCTTACGCTTTTGAAGAATGGTAAGGCCAAGAGAATTACTGAACCACTATATTTTGCCAGATTTCATGGAAAGAATAAAACTTTCACCGTAAATAAGTATATAGAGAAATTGAAAATTTTGCATAAGCACAACATTATCAAAATGGCAAGGGTAAAGGATAAGCGCGAGAAATTGATCCTGGAGAGAACAGTAAATTTATCAAAAAGTAGGATAATTTTCCTAATTTCTATCCAAATTGATATTTCGTCCATTAAAAAATTTCTTTATTCCGTAGATAAATATCATCAAAATAAGAATTTTCTTTTCTATTTAATAAAGAACAATCAGGAAGAAAGTAACATTTTAGAAATAACACACGTCTTAGAAAGGACTGGAATAGAATATCGTATAGTAAGAAAGTATAATATTGACCAAGTCGTCAAGTTTGTTAAAGAAAACAGCATCATTCCCCTTTATGACGCTGATTATCTCGTGATGTTTCGCCGAAGTAACAATCCAGATTTAGCTAATTTTATTCCTGGCAAAGAGATCCACGCCCTTTACGATTGTGAAAAAGATATATTGTCAGTTAATTCCCTGGACGAAATAAATGCCCTTGTCCTTAATAAAAGGGGAATCGGAACTTTAATTGGTTTGTAA
- a CDS encoding glycosyltransferase family 2 protein has translation MKLETCIVTPTYNQEDFTIRCFDSIRRNTGVPYKIIWIDNGSTPKSREKVKKFLEENKIPYEAILNEKNLGFVKATNQGMKKALELGTPYIVLQNNDTEVYEGWLERMIEVAESDPHIGIVGPITSPCKSWQSIINLQIKVPTFSNLPEYNNNSEEYAKKIERLYQKEEMEVKHMVAFFCTLIKSELVRQVGLLSEEYGTGFADDDDYCYRARQSNWKIMLAMDVFVFHNHRTTFKSRFNEEEIKEMIMKNVTLFRSKCNNEEDRSGKVFKFWKVINRYNKLKCFDRHYFFSLFRKAYWVLHQQGLKTFLRYTWKYLIYGRKYFR, from the coding sequence ATGAAATTAGAAACATGCATTGTCACGCCAACTTATAACCAAGAGGATTTTACCATCCGCTGTTTTGACAGCATTCGCCGGAACACTGGCGTTCCCTACAAAATTATCTGGATTGATAATGGTTCCACTCCTAAAAGCCGGGAAAAGGTTAAAAAATTTCTTGAAGAAAATAAAATTCCGTATGAGGCGATCCTTAATGAAAAAAACCTCGGCTTCGTCAAGGCCACCAACCAAGGAATGAAAAAAGCGCTGGAATTAGGCACACCCTACATTGTGCTTCAGAACAACGACACGGAGGTCTATGAAGGATGGCTGGAAAGAATGATTGAAGTAGCAGAAAGCGATCCTCACATTGGCATCGTCGGTCCTATTACCTCGCCCTGTAAAAGCTGGCAGTCAATTATTAACTTACAGATAAAAGTCCCGACTTTTTCAAATCTTCCTGAATATAATAATAATTCTGAAGAATATGCTAAGAAAATAGAGAGGTTGTATCAGAAAGAGGAAATGGAGGTAAAACACATGGTAGCATTTTTTTGTACCTTGATAAAAAGTGAATTAGTAAGACAAGTGGGACTGCTTTCTGAAGAATATGGAACGGGATTTGCTGATGATGACGATTATTGTTATAGAGCACGGCAATCCAATTGGAAAATAATGCTGGCTATGGACGTTTTTGTTTTTCATAACCATAGAACCACCTTTAAATCAAGGTTTAACGAAGAAGAAATTAAAGAAATGATAATGAAAAATGTCACTCTCTTCAGAAGTAAATGTAACAACGAAGAAGACCGTTCTGGTAAAGTGTTTAAATTTTGGAAAGTGATCAATAGATATAATAAGTTAAAATGTTTTGATCGACATTATTTTTTTAGTTTATTTCGCAAAGCGTATTGGGTGCTTCATCAACAGGGACTGAAAACCTTTCTTCGCTATACTTGGAAATACCTTATTTATGGAAGAAAGTATTTTAGGTAA
- a CDS encoding transposase has product MQRREPLVLDEYYHIYNRGVEKRQIFSSARDYSRFLDSLVNFNTNLPSWKVGGPAPKIEDGPRIIKPEEKLVDIVSYCLNPNHFHLILKQRKDQGITTFIKKVCTGYAMYFNKKYDRSGVLFQGRFKSVLITSNEQLLYVSAYVNCNSEIHELSQAENYPWSSFRVYLGEKDRIGLEKEIVLGQFSDPAEYKKYAVEQIKIIKENKKDREADVELE; this is encoded by the coding sequence ATGCAAAGAAGAGAACCTCTTGTTTTGGATGAGTATTACCATATTTATAATCGAGGCGTTGAAAAGAGACAAATTTTTTCCAGTGCGAGGGACTACTCCAGATTTTTAGATTCGCTGGTCAATTTCAACACCAATCTTCCCAGCTGGAAAGTAGGAGGACCCGCCCCGAAAATCGAGGACGGTCCTCGAATTATCAAGCCGGAGGAAAAACTGGTTGATATTGTTTCATATTGTCTAAATCCGAATCACTTTCATTTAATTTTGAAGCAAAGAAAAGATCAGGGAATTACCACGTTTATAAAAAAAGTTTGTACCGGCTACGCAATGTATTTCAATAAAAAATATGATCGCTCCGGTGTTTTGTTTCAAGGAAGGTTTAAATCTGTTTTGATAACTTCCAATGAACAATTGCTCTATGTGTCCGCTTACGTAAATTGTAACAGCGAGATTCATGAGCTTTCCCAAGCAGAAAATTACCCTTGGAGCAGCTTCAGGGTTTATCTTGGAGAAAAGGACAGGATAGGATTAGAAAAAGAAATCGTTCTGGGTCAGTTTAGTGATCCTGCTGAATACAAAAAGTACGCAGTCGAACAGATTAAAATAATAAAAGAAAATAAAAAAGACCGCGAGGCGGATGTGGAACTTGAGTGA